Part of the Pelobates fuscus isolate aPelFus1 chromosome 12, aPelFus1.pri, whole genome shotgun sequence genome, GTATAACTATCTTATTTAGAGTGCGCCAGTAGTGACTGGTGACAAATCTAATTTGGTTCACCATTTCGTTGAAGGTGTTGAGTTGTAAGGTTGACACAGGAATATTTGGTTGTAAGGTTTGAAGGATTTTCTCAGCAGGGATAGTGTGATCAAGTTCTAGGTCCACACGAAGTGTGGGATGACGTAGACAAAGCTCACCCCACGCTTCATCAGATATGGAATCTGTGTATTTATCCAACCTTTCACACAAAATATCCAGGCGCATAAGTGGTGGCCTGCATGGTTTCATAAATTCATGGAAAACCTCTTCAGTCAACCTGGAACAAAAGGTGCCTAGGACAGAGAGTTTAGGGCAAAACTCTAAAACTGCTTTCAAAGTTTCAGAGGTTACTTTGCAAACTAATGTGCCGTTGTTTATGTACAAACTTTGTAGATTTGGGCTCCCTCGAGCAATAAGTCTTACAAAGCCATCACTAAGAGTAAAAGGGAACTTTCGTAGATCAATGTGTTGGAGGTCCACAGGACTTTCCTTCCGACAAAGGTTCATGATGCTTCCCAAAATTTCCTGCCCAGAATAAAATAAAGGGTGTTCTCCACAGCATACAATAGTCAggctttgcaatttgtttttctcTTTGGCCAGACAATCTAgaatatttattacattattgcgATTTGCTTCTTTGGATTGGTCAAAAACAATCTTTAGTTGTTGTATCTGGACCAGAAAGTGCTCTAATCCATCGAGTGTTAGCCACTCTTCTTCCGAAACCCAGCTATAACCAAAAGGAAAGGGACATAAGCTCCATTAgtctttgcattcattatactcTTAACCAGTACTTATGTTTAGTTATATTGACTAAATCCTTCAGAGAACAATTACTTAGCTAAATGCTAAAAACGTGTATATGTTTCTTGCTCTGTGCCAAATAATTAAGCACCTGCTCAATATTACGATGagtattcccactttagtgagaCTGGTGTGGTAATTCTTGATTTTGATTATTTTCTTGCAATCtcaatctttatttaaaaaaaaaaaaaaaaaaaggggggtaattGGGTGGTAGCCATGTTGTTTTAACAACTAACTAGAAAGTAAAATACCCTAGGTGCCCAGTGGCGTATTAAGGAGAGGGTAGGGGTGCGGACCGACCCGGGTGCCAcaaggtaggggggtgccaccagggctggccaggcttggggaggtgtgagctgtgtggctgcacaggatgcagggcagccgacacagctcacacacgcaggggccgAGAGCAGGAGAACTGCACGGAGAGTTGGGGCAGAGCCAAATCAGCCATGGGGGGAGCCAAATCGTCAACGGAGGCAAAAAAAAAGGCGGTCTGTACCCGCTGCTGCACACAGAGGTGAAGCAGGAAGGTTTCCCTGATTCCCCAACACCTACAGACCAGGGACTTCACTGACTCCACTCTTCCAccagtaagtgagagagagagagtgtgtgtgtgtgtgtaactgtgattgtgtctgcctgtgaccgtatgtgtgactgtgtgcctgctattgtgtgtgactatctgcatgtcactgagtgtgaatgactgcctgtgactgtgtgatgctgcctgtaactgtgtgtgtgtgactgcctgcctgtagctgtgtgtgtgtgtgtaactgtgtgtgactgtctgcctttgactgtgtgcgagtgactatgtgcctgggactgtgtgcatgtagctgtatttgacagtatatgtgtataactgtgcatctgactgtgtctgactgtcttcAGCCTGCAGTGAGCCAGCAGCTGGGACATGACATCATCCCGGCATCGGCGTCATTACAGTGCATGCAAGGGGCCTGTGCAGGACGAgtacagagatcccagcagcaaccactgaccaccagcccTCCCAGAACAAGGTAGGAAGGTTGGGTAGACCTccacttccttcgcaattaccttttgaggctttccctccttatggagggtgtcaatgatggctttctgcacaactgtcaggtcagcagtcttccccatgattgtgattcctactgaaccagactgagagaccatttaaaggctcagaaaccctttgcaggtgttatggcttacttgctgattagagtgggacattgtgagcctagaatattgcaccttttcacaatattctaatttactgagattgtggatttggtgttttcatgagctgtaagccataatcatcgcacttatgacaaatcacggcttgaactatcttgctttgcatgtaatgcatctatctcatatattagtttccccttttacgttgcattactgaaataaatgaacttttgcacgatattctaatttttagagtatcacctgtatgtttggggttttttttcatGTGAGTTTCTTAATGTGGTTTTCAAAATAGCCAATCGAAAAACAAACTGACTCAGAAAGTTTTCCAGATTTAAATATTATAAGTGAAATATTTATAACTTATTAGTGGATTGCTAGTGTATAAAAATAGGTATCTTACCCTCTTGCACGGTTCAGAGTAGTAGCATTTGAAGAGtataaaacataagagaaaaacAATATGTAGTGCAGatcataataaaatattaatattgcaCAAATACAAGACAAAAAAGATACTCAGATGAGGTAGGGCCCAAATATATTATAGGCTTTTAGTGCAGTGATGCAGTTAGGTAGCATGCCATTTAAAAGTAGCATGCCACCTCTCTTCAATCCTGGTTTTCCAATCTCAGAAAGAAAAACAGGGATGCAGTATGTCTATAATATGACCAGTAGCAGGATAGAATGCAATGATTTTGCTCACCTGCAAAGGAGcctagtctacctcaatacaagaAGAAagcggctcgatcctccttttcctacagagcaccccaATTATGGAATGACcgcccgcacactttcaaattatCACCAGGCCTAAAAgatatccctctctacatatctcagaacagaatgcacctgcaatggttgattatatatttcttacctgttctatgttacattttgtatatattgtgtattaatattgtttttttattttattgtaccctattgtatcaatgcatcaatgttttgtggacccagggcatacttgaaaatgagagaaatctcaatgtatctttcctggtaaaatattttataaataaatccctGGCtccaaggtttaaccccttaacgccgttacggcgttctatgccgtcccgctttaagtgggctttaaagccgttgcggtggcatagaacgccgtaacggctttgagccctggagcgcccggtatacttaccttaccggtGCTCCGctttgggaggactgcctcacagccctcccacggcaaaagaagcccccgggggccatgtgatcgctctcaaagagcgatcacatggccccctatagctggctgtggatctgccagcagggggactgtctgaaatgtcagacagtccccctgctggtgggaaagtaaaaaaaaataaaaaaattagacatgttaaaaataaataaataaatatatatatatatatatatatatatatatatgtaacctcatacaaagtgtattttaatattaatataagtacatgtattagtattaaaatacacttagaatgacgttacatatatatatatatatatatatatataaacctattatatatatacacgtataattacaatgataaataaaatattgaaacaaaatttaatataaattatatattcatatgtaatttcattctaactgtattttgttattaatataaatatatattggtaacaaaatatatatagaatgtcattctaagtgtatctatctatatataaaatacaaataaccgcaaatttttatatatatatatatatatatataatacacacacacacacataattacataaaagattacattggtataaacgtagaatttaaatacctataaatgcatatatattacaattctacatgtatatttaagtaaccttttaacataattatgtgattaattaaaatttgattgacatgcctgacaacacagagaaagtgcagagaatttaatttgcaagcactatatttgaccctgtaactctccaagacaccataaaacctgtacatagggggtactgttttactcgggagacttcgctgaactcaaatattagtgtttcaaaatgataaattgtattacaacgattatattttaagtaaaagtgacatttttttgcattttttacaaaacaaacagcacttttatggactatattattgttgtaatatgttttactgttttaaaacactaatatttgtgtttagtgaagtctcccgagaataacagtacccccccatgtacaggttttatggtgttttggaagttagagagtcacatataaggcttgcatttcatttttttgacattgaaatttgccagattggttatgttgcctttgagagcgtatggtagcccaggaatgagaattacccccatgatggcataccatttgcaaaagtagacaacccaaggtattgcaagtggggtatgtccagtctttcttagtagccacttagtcacaaacactggccaaatattagttttttgctttttttcacacaaaaacaaatatgaatgctaactttggccagtgtttgtgactaagtggctcctaaaaaagactaaacataccccactttcaataccttgggttgtctactttttcaaatggtatgccattatggggggtaattctcattcctgggctaccacaccgtctcaaaggtaacattactaatctggcaaatttcaatttgaaaatggaacgttctatatttgaccctgtaactttccaaaacaccataaaacctgttaatgggggttactgttgtactcgtgagacatcgctgattacaacagtaaaacagtattatgacattcacagctataATGTCAGgcggaaatacaaataaaaaaataaaaaaaatcttattttctcacattttttttaattttattcataataaattgtgtttcatatatgaatagttaatgataaattaaagccctgtttctcctgaacaaaatgatatataataagtgtgggtgcacttaatgtgacagcggtgaattacggttgaacagacatatagcgcaaattccagtttttgtttacgttttgttttgatcagaacgtgcactattgactccgtcctgaaggagttaaccccttaagaccggagggcgtactattacgtccttttaaaagcgtctctaaacgccgcaggacgtaatagtacgccctctggtttttagtaacttacccggtgggatcgccggcgatcgcggttggggggactcccagggagccccccgcggcacgtctgctctcttcagcccccccgggccatgtgagagtgaggtccttgcagcAGCAAGAGCTCCTGAGACACACTGTGTTTTAAGCTACAATTTCCACGAAGATGGCGGCGGACGACCATGCTTACAGGCTGCTGCCCACCCGGCCTCTATCCGAGCGACTGGACAACATATTCCAGCACTTCTGGGAAAGGCTAGAGCAGCAGGCCTCCCA contains:
- the LOC134578895 gene encoding F-box/LRR-repeat protein 8-like, which translates into the protein MSTQWEDMPQEILAQIFYYLPLGDRRAVSQVCQSWACGLASPTVWHYTEISWVSEEEWLTLDGLEHFLVQIQQLKIVFDQSKEANRNNVINILDCLAKEKNKLQSLTIVCCGEHPLFYSGQEILGSIMNLCRKESPVDLQHIDLRKFPFTLSDGFVRLIARGSPNLQSLYINNGTLVCKVTSETLKAVLEFCPKLSVLGTFCSRLTEEVFHEFMKPCRPPLMRLDILCERLDKYTDSISDEAWGELCLRHPTLRVDLELDHTIPAEKILQTLQPNIPVSTLQLNTFNEMVNQIRFVTSHYWRTLNKIVIHTTSSSDLDSALIDLATKCGGLEEIHCYFLVGPEVIQAFLKHCPRLKKYTLKIVKEKHPWKATWTQPSTD